One Scomber scombrus chromosome 4, fScoSco1.1, whole genome shotgun sequence genomic region harbors:
- the aplnra gene encoding apelin receptor A — protein MEASTGEYGDSYDYYEDNETICDFSEWEPSYSLIPVFYMLIFILGLSGNGVVMFTVWRSKSKRRAADVYIGNLALADLTFVITLPLWAVYTALGYHWPFGVALCKVSSYVVLVNMYASVFCLTCLSFDRYLAIVHSLSSSRLRSRGTMLASLGAIWLLSGLLAAPTLLFRTTVTDQNNRTTCAMDFSLVTMNQRHESLWIAGLSLSSSALGFLLPFLAMTIFYCFIGCTVTRHFNNLRKEDQKKKRLLKIITTLVVVFAICWTPFHVLKSMDALSYLNMAPNSCGFLRFLLLAHPYATCLAYINSCLNPFLYAFFDLRFRSQCLCLLNLKKAMHGQMSSMSSTLSAQTQKSEIQSLATKV, from the coding sequence ATGGAGGCATCCACTGGGGAGTATGGTGATAGCTATGACTACTATGAAGACAATGAGACTATCTGTGATTTCTCAGAGTGGGAGCCTTCTTACTCTCTCATCCCAGTCTTCTACATGCTCATCTTCATCCTGGGCCTGTCAGGGAACGGCGTGGTTATGTTCACCGTCTGGAGATCCAAATCAAAACGTCGGGCTGCAGATGTCTACATTGGAAACCTGGCCCTTGCTGACCTGACCTTTGTCATAACGCTACCCCTCTGGGCTGTGTACACAGCGCTGGGTTACCACTGGCCCTTTGGCGTGGCTTTGTGCAAAGTCAGCAGCTATGTTGTCCTGGTCAACATGTACGCCAGTGTTTTTTGTCTCACATGCCTCAGCTTTGACCGCTACCTGGCCATTGTGCATTCTCTGTCCAGCAGCAGGCTGCGTTCCCGGGGCACCATGCTTGCATCCCTGGGCGCAATATGGCTTCTGTCCGGCCTGCTGGCTGCACCCACACTGCTGTTCCGCACCACTGTGACCGACCAGAACAACCGGACCACCTGTGCCATGGACTTCAGCCTGGTGACCATGAACCAGAGGCATGAGTCCCTTTGGATCGCTGGGCTCAGCCTTTCCTCCTCTGCCTTGGGGTTTCTCCTACCTTTCTTGGCCATGACCATATTCTACTGCTTCATCGGCTGCACCGTCACACGCCACTTCAACAACCTGCGCAAGGAGGACCAGAAAAAGAAGAGGCTGCTGAAGATCATCACCACACTGGTGGTAGTGTTTGCGATTTGCTGGACACCTTTCCATGTCCTGAAGAGCATGGATGCTCTCTCCTACCTGAACATGGCTCCGAACTCCTGCGGCTTCCTGCGCTTCCTGCTGCTGGCTCACCCCTACGCCACCTGCTTGGCCTACATCAACAGCTGCCTCAACCCGTTCTTGTATGCTTTCTTTGACCTGCGCTTTCGTTCTCAGTGTCTGTGCCTGCTCAACCTGAAGAAGGCTATGCATGGCCAGATGAGCTCCATGTCGTCCACGCTGAGCGCCCAGACTCAGAAGTCAGAGATTCAGTCTCTGGCCACCAAGGTGTAG